The genomic window TCTTTGGTTGCATGCTGCAGGTAGTCTTAACTATACCATAGtagaaaaatgctgtatttataCTATTATGCTTAGCTATGTTCAAATGTGGCGTTCTCAAATGATGCTCTACTGCTTGGCACTGCCTTTCCTCTAGATGAGCAGTGAGTATTTTGTCCTTTACTTGCTGTATGGTTGTTCCTAAGGGAGTTTAGTTCTGGTAAATGTCAATGGAAAAAATGTGGCTCTATTATATCTACAGTGCCTGAGGTATTTTATAAAGTCTCTGTGTGAGTTTCCTCTAGCAGAAATGCTCATCCTTCAAGCCATGGCTGTATAAGGTTAATTTCAGGTCTTGTATTTGCCTTCTCTATGATGAGGTCTTTTAGTGTTGGTGAAACTAGGAAGACTTTACAGGGGAATCTACTTTGTGCCAACTGagattaattttcagaaagatcTTTGCCAAAATATATCTGAAGATGACTTTTCTATCAAATGTGGTCAGAAAAAATTCTGAACTCAAGGTGGAAACGTCACGCAGGCACCAAGCACGCCGGTGCAGGGTGCTCTGTTCTGCATACATGATACTGTAGGTGGAACACAGCCTTATCTTTTCACTGGGGAAAAAGTCTGGGTTTTACTTGCATAACAGGCTGAGCCATCTTTGCTTGTTCTTTGGGGATTCTTTCAGACCAAGGGCCCAGCACCAGAAGTAGCAGCAGTTAGAAAGCCTAGCAAAGATCGCTTCTGTCCTTTCcatgcttttctcttctgtaaaaGGCAGCCCACTGTAAAGCCAGTTATCGGAGAGCTGTGTTTTAAGTCTGCAGCGTATGTAAGCTGGTATTACGTCCAGCGTGTGAGCCGCACTTGAAGCGAGTGGGTCTGTTTGCATACTTCTTAAGTTATTAGGGGACAGCGGGAGTGCTAAGAATGTGGCGGGGAAATTTATCTCCCTGCTTGCTTGCATCTTCCACCCAGTGAATTATAACTGTATGGACCTTATACAATACAGCTGAACTTCAGCCTCTCCTCTACTTTGGTTAACTTGTTATCAGGGCTTCTTTATTACTGTAAAAGCTGGATTTACATTCCAATTTTTCATAGTTTGTGGCCATTCAAAATGCTGCCTACGTTTAGCATAAGCTGCCTTGAGCTTCTATCTTTATTCACTTGCTTCTATTAATTACCCTCTAAGTGGTGTGGTGCAGAAGACTGATTTACATTCAAGAAACCTTTTGGCTTGATTCGTAATTTTGAAGCTATCTTTGCTGGACACATCTTTGCACTACTTTCAACCTGAAATTATCTTCAAGTACAAAACCTATCATCCTGGGGCATGCTTCTTTGTCAGAAATCAATTGCTTTGAGAAATTCTTGCTCTGTGAATGTTTAGTACGTTCATTTTGGTTTACTGACTGATCCAGGAGGGCATGTCTGAGTGTGGTAAAGATGAGTTCTGGCTGTTTCGTAAGGCACCCAGGAacctgaaagaaagaggaaataatgaTCTGTGGGCTGCAGATCTTACCATTTCCATCTGACTTTAAGGAGAACTGTGGAGAAGTCCAGAggtttctgtttaaaaacaacacaggacATCACTTCTGACTGCGATATGGTTCTGTTGTCACCAGCCAACAGCTTTTCTTGTATTGCTTCTCCTAGGTTGAATTCCTAGCTTTGTTAATTGGAGCTATGTATCCAGCCTAGGAAAACCTATGCCAGAAGTGTCGTTGGCTGCTGAGGAACCAGAGGTGGTAATACAGGAATGCTGTGGGGTGTGCATGCTTACATACCAATATATGGCCACTTtcaattgtcttttttttatggCTTTGGGATCCAGTTCTACAAACATGTGCAGCATAAccctattttaaaatatggtaCTACTTTAGGCCTTCTGTGCTGCAATTTCTACTGATGTCTGCAAACTGGGCATCCTTTTTTATGCAAGTTATTTCGAACTAGCAAGAGTTAGCTCTCAAACTGTAAAATTTTCAGGATATTGTGACACTTTCTAGCATGTCAGCAATTCAGGTTAAGTGGGTGACAACTCAGTGTTATAGTTTGCTGTATGCCATGAGATACTAGAGTTGTGATTTGTAAGACGCTGCGATCTATGTTCACTGTATAAAAAACTGTTGCACTagctgtactttaaaaaaaatagcaataatgTAAGCATCTTATAGCTTATCTGAAAAGGTGCTATCTGTCATGATCACTTGCACTGTTGACCATGAATTTGGTAAAAATGTTGAAGAAATTTGTCCATTGTGGTTTATTCACTTGGCACGTAAGAGTTGAAACTTTTTATGGTCAGCCTAtgtacaaaacaaatgcaatacTTTGGACTACTTACATGAacacacatcttttaaaatcaaaaatctATGTCCATTTATGGTGCTAATAATCTCTTATCAAGAAAATTATCAAGAGCTGGTATTCTCTTCTCACCCATGAACATTAAGCAAAGCTGTTTTGACACCTTTTTCAATAAAGCAATTTATCTATATTTTAAGCTTGttccaaatgctttttatacaaatatgacccttttctatttattttatataaataaaaaataattgtaaatattttaaaggcagGAAGAAGTTAGGAGTGTATATGGGTATAGACTAGAGGTCTGAGACTGAATTTTCATATGTACTTAGGATGGTTAATCTTTTGAAGCTTGGTCTAAAATCTAAAAACTATTGGGTCGGGTTAAGGCATAGGctaataatttaagaaaaatgttctctgGTTTCATCACTATTGTTGAAgctttgaagacagaaaaagaatatgaaatggACAAAACTGTACGAGAAGAATACGGATTACTCTCTAGCATAGGTGCATCTCTTGCTGaaggttttgaaaaatatttgtgaagggAGATGACCATGTAGCCATATCTAAAGAGCAGAAATGTAGCTTGACAAAATTATCAGGGCAATTTATAGTCAGACTTTATGAATAAAGGTGAGAAAGTCTTAAACTAAGACTGTTGAGACTACGGAAAAGTCAagtcactttattttaaaacttcacgAGCAACcttttaagattaaaattaaaattttaaagagaaacttCTTGTGCCTTCTGTTGCAGAATATttctttgttattgttttgttgcaTATAATGAAGGGTAATGTGCTTCCTAATCACTTTCCATTTAGTCTTCAGGCAGCAGTATCTATGTTTTCTCTCTGAGAGAAATCAAACCCTTTAGCTCTTGTCAAAAGCTCCTTACTTTCCAACTCGCAGTAGTGAAAGCACTGCCTGTAATATTTGGGAACTTTACTATAGCCAACTCTGAAATAAGTGAGATTTACGTATGGGAAAGTATGGAATAATCATTCCACTTCTGGATGCTTGAACATACAGACTGGCTAAAAATGTCATCCGCAATGTGCGTGAAGGTTGTGCCATAAGGTCTTAATGAACTGCTCTCTCTTATATACTGGCATAAGTTCTCTTgaataatttccttttgttacttgaggaaacaaacaagcttctctaagatttattttaaggGACTTCTGTGTCTTTCCGAAGAATGTTCCAGCAATTTCACTTAAAGCTGAAACAAACAATTTAGGATAAAAGCAGGGTAAGATGGGTGACCTAGTGACAGGAATCTGCACTGTCTCACCACTTCCCTCAGGGCTTGCTTTAGTAGTAGGAAATCGGGAAGAGCCAAAGAGAGAACGAAGTCATCTGCAACAGTTTTAAGCCGCAGTGGAATATAACTTTCTTATCTTAACTACAGGATGCCTCAGATAAAATTAGTTATCTTtttcatttactaaaacaagtgcaatattttaaatatactaaCAAATAAATGGCTGCATATATAAACACCCTGCAAAATGAAGCCTTTGTGAGCAAGTGACATGTACTTGACGAGTTAGTGCAGACTTTTAGTGTTAGCACCTGCTGTGGGTTACAGGAATATTTGCCAGTGCACCAGTCTTACTCAGAGAACTTTCCAGTATCTTCAATGCGCTTTTAACAAAGGTTTTTGCAAATAAAGTgcctataaaaataaacatccaaAGGTTGCCTACAAGCTGAAATGAAGCATATGAAAACACAGCCCAGACTTAAAGAAAATAGGTGTTAAGACAGCAACTACATAGCTGTTGACAACGTAGGCTGTTGACTGTTATATAGTCATCTACTAAGCGTTGATAGGATTCAAAGGCTAAGATAAAGTTTGGGAAAGGAATATTATATTGGTTTTGAGGGCTTACTTTAAACTTCCAGTTCTGCTTTGGCATTAATTCTGTAGTTTGGTTATCTTTAGTTCAAAAcaattcatatttcttttaagtacttaatgattttttttttttttttttttttttttactctggtgaggttgtttgcttgtttcagaGAGATTTTTGCCTGTTAAAAATAGAATCAGCAAATGCTTTGATTTACTCAATCGAGGGCACAACAGTTTGAGGAAcggattttttctttaagcatatAAGCACAtgggagtttattttttttttatcccactCATAGTGGGACTGGGGAGGATTGATTTCCAAGGAAAGCATTATAGTGATAAAGCTTGTACATGTAGTTTGTAGGGGTATAATAGGTTATTAAGAAAGTAATCAGTTatattttgctgttaattttgttttaaaatgaggcTATTTGGTTCTAATCTTATTTGGAACAACTTTGACTTTATTGTTCCAacaattgttatttttaagtattctACAtccatttaatatttcagaGTAAAGTTTACATTTGATTAGTAAAGTCCCTTGAAATTACAAATATGCTTTATCAAAACTCATATAAAATGTAACCTCTGAGCAAGCTAGAAGTAGCCGTGTGCTACTGAAACCAATCTTTCAATTGCATATGGGGTGAAGGAGAATTTCTTTAGTCGCTTCTTGAATGAGAAGGCTGAGAAGGAAGTGAGACTagattatttttatgtgaaGAAAACTAATGTAAagtaaacaaatgttttttcaacTATGCTGAATAGCTTAGTTTATTTTCAGACTGCAGAACATAAAGCTTTTCTTGAGACCGATTCAAATTTCCTTAATTCAGCTAAATTTTCATGTTACCTCATGCTGTATCTTTCTAATAGATGACCTTTTCGTTTTGTGAATGTTGTAACTAACCACTGAATTTCTGCCAAGTACAGATGAAAAAAGTCTGcattctgttctgctttttgctAATTTAAATGTGATCTTAGTTTCCACTTTGTTTCCTCAGTGGCTAGTAAAACATATGCTTGCTGTTGATATTAAAGAGATTACATCCACTTGCCTTAATTGCTGGGAGAAAACCTGACCTTGACCCTTTGAAGCTTTACGTATGTCCAAAACTCCTGTAACTTCTGTATTATTGCAATAAAACCTTTTTAATATAGTCCAGCTGTTGGCCAAGAGCTGCTTGTCATCTTTTCTCAAATGttcaactatttaaaaaaaaaaaaaaaatcgagggcaagcactgctttttttttggtggtgctAGTCACTTTTAAAGGTGGTGTACTTGCATTTTGCCCtgtgttttcctccttctcGTAAGGGAGAATGAAGACCACTTCCTAAAATCACTGATGCTCCTGCAAATGGTTTTGGAGAGCATGCATTAGCACCTTTCAACACCCACCTCCCTTTGTAGGTACTAAGTTTTAGTTTGGGGAAGAAATTGGATTGAGGTGTAACATCAGGGGGACAAGGGCACTGTCCCCTTTCCGTTCCCCTAAAACCCAGGTTCTTCTTGTGGGGAAGGCTGAGAACTAAAGGCACCTTCCCTCTAAGAGGACTGTGTAGGACCATGGAGCCTTTCTGTGTGGGTCTGCGTCCATCAAGAGCAGTTTTTTGGAGCTGTGCTCCTTGTAGTCCTTGGCTatacaaacacaggaaaaatgtgGTGTATTGCACAGGACCTACAACCTTTAGTATCTGGTGAGGGAAAGAAGGATGATGTATACTTCCACATTTTCAGCTAAATCCCcataaaaaatagattttaaaaaaatgccacTTTGGATAAATGGTGTTTGGATGTGAGTAACAGCAACTCCCTTCTCACAGCTGCGGAAAGTCACTGCATGTTTGTGACAGACCTGCCGCCATTTATTCAAACCTGACTTAAATTATAACAGCggtggaggaggaaaacaagagGGGAGCTACTCCATTGCAATAGCTGCCCTGAACCTCCTGGGGGagattttggttttattctCCTAAACGCTTTTGCAGCCACCCCCCTCAGCGCAGCGCGCCGCACCCCCCTTTGACTTGTGAAGCGGGCCAGCTGCTGCGCTCCCCATCCAACCTCGGGGGCGCCTTTACACACCcttttcccccaaaatccccatcCCAGCCGCCAAATCCTAACCCCTCGGCCCCATTCCCGTCCTTTGGGGGCTTTACTGTCAGCGCACGGCggcgcagcccggccccggggcgggcGCTGTGAGGGCGCTGGGGGCGGCCGCGCCGCCTCAGGCCTCGCCTCCGCCATCTTAGGGGGGAGCCGAGCGCGGGCGCCTCTCGAAGggatggcggcggggccgtggcTGCTGCGGGTGCCCAGCGCCAccgagctgctgctggcggccgtgtgctggctgggctgctgctggctgctgcggAGGAGGCGAAGGGAGGAGCCGCAGGGGCtgccgccgggccccgcgccCTGGCCGCTGGTGGGCAACTTCGCCTTCGCCCTGCTGCCGCCGCCCCTGCTGCGGAGGTGGGGGGTGGAGGTGTGGGGCCGCGGCCGGGGCTCCCCCGTCTTCTCCCCGCACGTCTTCCTCACCGGGCTCACCAAGATGTACGGCGGCATCTTCCGCCTCTTCGTGGGCAGCCGCCCCTTCATCGTCCTCAACACCTTCGGGGcggtgcgggaggcgctggtGCAGCAGGCGGAGGTGTTCAGCGACCGCCCCTCCGTCCCCATCGTCCTGATGATCACCAGAAAGAAGGGTAAGGGGCCGGGGGAGGCCCTGATTTGGGGAAATTCAGGCAGAAATAAGGCTCCCGAGCGACATCGGGGGCATCTAACGGATGGGGCGGAATGAGGCTGCCTTTAATTGCAGCGCCCACCGCTTAATGAGCGCGCTGACATTTAGCGTGGATCAATTAAGATCAGAGGGACCTAGGCTGTATTGATTAAAAAGCAACCAGCTAGCATAGCTGCggttttttaaattaattttaaaaagggataGACTATTTATATTTAGCAATATAACATCTTACTGCTGTGCAATTCTTACAGGGCATGAATATTGCCAGGTCCCATAAATTCAGCAAGGACcgagggaagaaaagggatgaGCAGCTAGACACTGGAGCAAtttgagctgtgctgctgctgtaagcaaacaaaaccaccccaGCCCCAATCCCTGGAAAGCCAGGTTGGTTATTGACACGGCAAATTCAGCCCCAAATAAACCCGTTCCCGCACAGCCCTTCCACGTGTCTGatgacagcagtgctgcctggaaACTTTACAGGAAAAAGGGGATTTGAAAAgtttttggttctgtttttaaagtgcCAGATAATGGACATTTGAGTaggttttctgtttgtacagAGAGGGGGAAATGCAGCTGATTCGCAGCCTGTACCAACTCATCCCAACGTCCTGCTTTAGGACTTTTGGAACTGTGTcatgtgtttatatttttcagtcCATTGTTAATACTAGGAATAATGTAATCAGACGACGTGGCTTTAAAGATTTCCAGCTCTGTGTTATATTGAGCTATTACACCTCTGGGATTGCAGACCCTTCAGGGTACAGCTGTCTCGCGTTCCTGcaaatttctgtgtttctatctacagatttcttatttgtttattctCCTTTTTGTCTTAGGGGTTATGAACGTGAAGCCTTAACAGAAATGTAGGTGACATTAAGTGTTGAAAAATGGTGTGTCTTCCTGTTGCCAATTTCTTGTGgccatttctctcccatttaAACTTAGCAGTAAGATTTGCAGTTGACAGAAGAATTGATGTTGCTTTTATAAAGTAAcgttttatttctggaaaagaaattaaaaaaaaacaaactgatgaTGTCACTACATTAGgagaacaacagcaaaactctCCCTTGTTTTGGTGACTTCAAACATTATCGGGTTGACCAAGGAGTCCATCAGAAGTAGCTGGCAGTGCATTTTGGTTTTGCGGTGGTACCTCTGGTGTGGTCTGTTAGGTTAACAGGAGATGTTTCTGTTTGTAAGTGAGCAATATTTACACGAAGGGAAGGAGTTGAATAGTGTTTCGTAATGATATAATTACACAGAACGCGTGCCTAGAGGCAGCAGAATTGTGGAGATGCAAGTCAGGTTGGCTCTGAATCTGGCTTCACCTTCCCTGGGTATTTGCAGCACGCGTATCCCTTACTTATATAGATTATAGCTAAAGAAAAAGCATCGGTTATGATAAATACGTGGTGCTTCcagccagctgggcagctgaactctgcCACAACAGCTCTCTGCCCAgcagtccttcccaaactgagcctgcgggggctgcccacaggcagcagctcttcaagcactgctcccacacggcttcgtcccacggggtccatccatcccccaggagcaaactgctccaacacgggtcccccacgggtgggcagcagctccccccagccctcctgctccaCCGGgagctcctccatgggctgcagcgtggagatctgctccgtgtgggacccGTGGgcctcccagggctgctgtgaaGAAGTTTTGGGGGAGCTGTGTGCCTCCTCTAGCTCCTAGCCCAACGCTTGGGACAGAGTTGCCCTgtaactttttcttctcttctggtTTAGGGGTTGCAGGCCTGGGTAACTGTTTCCTCTTGCAAACAGAGCGGAGTGGTTTCagactgtttctttctcttccaggtGTTATTTTTGCACCTTACGGCCCTGTCTGGAAGCAACAAAGGAAATTCTCTCTGTCAACGCTGCGGCATTTTGGAGTGGGAAGGCACAGTTTAGAGCCCAAGATCATAGAGGAGCTGAAGTTCATAAAGGAGGAAATGCTGAAGCACGGGAAGGATGCCTTTAGTCCTTTCCCGATTATTCGCAACGCGGTGTCCAACGTTATCTGCTCCATGGCCTTCGGCAGGCGTTTCAACTACGAGGATGTCGAGTTCAAGACGATGCTGAAGAACATGGCCCGCGCACTAGAGCTAAGTGTGAACAGCTACATGATCCTGGTCAACATCTGCCCGTGGCTGTACTACCTCCCCTTCGGGCCTTTCAGGGAACTGAGGAAAACAGAGTTAGACATGactgcttttctaaaaaaaataattgcacagCACAGGGATACGCTGGATGCAGCAAATCCCAGGGACTTCATTGATATGTACTTCCTCCACGCGGAAGAGCAGAAGAACAACAAGGAGAGCAGTTTTAATGAAGACTACCTCTTTTTTATCATTGGTGACCTGTTCATCGCAGGCACAGACACAACTTCCAACACGATCTTGTGGTGCCTGCTCTACATGTCCATCTATCCAGATGTGCAAGGTAAGACTAAGTTCATTCTAGGGGTTTTATTCCAGACTAAAAAACTCCAGATggattttcagaagcagaagcaaacaGCTGCACTATAGAAGTCATTAGGAGTGCTGCTACTACACATGCACGTGCAACAAATATAAACCAGGAATACTTTCATCAAGTACCTGAGATTTTGAGGTTTTCaggtacttcagctgctttaCAAGTTAGCAAATAGATAGTGTTTACAGCCCCTATCTGTCTGGAATAATCTGTTTAAATAGGTCAAGATCATAGTTTATTGTCCAAATAATCTGTGTCAACACAGGTTGTTGAGCAAAGGTTGCAAAGTAGGGTATCACTTCAGCAAAGGTTCACA from Anas acuta chromosome 4, bAnaAcu1.1, whole genome shotgun sequence includes these protein-coding regions:
- the CYP2U1 gene encoding cytochrome P450 2U1, encoding MAAGPWLLRVPSATELLLAAVCWLGCCWLLRRRRREEPQGLPPGPAPWPLVGNFAFALLPPPLLRRWGVEVWGRGRGSPVFSPHVFLTGLTKMYGGIFRLFVGSRPFIVLNTFGAVREALVQQAEVFSDRPSVPIVLMITRKKGVIFAPYGPVWKQQRKFSLSTLRHFGVGRHSLEPKIIEELKFIKEEMLKHGKDAFSPFPIIRNAVSNVICSMAFGRRFNYEDVEFKTMLKNMARALELSVNSYMILVNICPWLYYLPFGPFRELRKTELDMTAFLKKIIAQHRDTLDAANPRDFIDMYFLHAEEQKNNKESSFNEDYLFFIIGDLFIAGTDTTSNTILWCLLYMSIYPDVQEKVHAEIEAVLGRDKVPSLTHKAQMPFTEATILEVQRMTAVVPLSIPRMASETTVLQGYTIPKGSVIVPNLWAVHRDPNIWENPDDFQPTRFLDENGQLIKKEAFIPFGMGKRVCMGEQLAKMELFLIFASLMQSFTFVYPENATKPSMEGRFGLTLAPCPFKIIALKR